A DNA window from Fragaria vesca subsp. vesca linkage group LG3, FraVesHawaii_1.0, whole genome shotgun sequence contains the following coding sequences:
- the LOC101306608 gene encoding laccase-3-like, with the protein MGASSFTLKPLSCCLLLCLLAFLTLLASFAAAETHYHEFVVEAKPVKRLCRTHNTITVNGQFPGPTLEVRNGDSLAVKVTNRAKYNVTIHWHGLKQLRNPWADGPEYVTQCPIQPGATYTYRFTIQNQEGTLWWHAHSKWLRATVYGALIIYPRLGTPYPFSMPKKEFPLLLGEWWDRNPLDVQRLAQFTGGAPNVSDAYTINGQPGDLYRCSKQGTVRIPVESSETILLRIINSALNQELFFTIANHRLTVVSADASYTKPFTTRVIMLGPGQTTDVLLTADQPPAHYYAAARAYQTAQNAAFDNTTTTAILEYKSAAACDSKKAKFSAPVLPSLPAYNDTATATAFSVQIKSPSQVQIPTQIDENLYFIVGLGLINCTVPNSPRCQGPNNTRFAASMNNVSFVFPKTTSLMQAYYNGIPGVFTTDFPPVPPVQFDYTGNVSRGLWTPSRGTKLYKLKYGSSVQIVLQDTSIVTTEDHPMHLHGYHFYVVGSGFGNFNPRTDPAKFNLIDPPLRNTIGTNPGGWVAIRFVADNPGVWLMHCHLDAHLVLGLAMAFVVENGNGPLQSVIPPPADLPQC; encoded by the exons ATGGGGGCTTCAAGCTTTACTCTCAAGCCATTGAGCTGTTGCCTCCTCCTTTGCCTTCTCGCCTTCCTGACTCTCCTAGCTTCTTTTGCAGCTGCTGAAACTCACTACCATGAATTTGTT GTTGAAGCGAAGCCAGTGAAGAGGCTGTGCAGAACCCACAACACAATTACAGTCAATGGCCAATTCCCAGGGCCAACTTTGGAAGTCAGAAATGGCGATTCTCTTGCTGTCAAAGTTACAAACAGAGCAAAATACAATGTCACTATCCACTG GCATGGACTAAAGCAGCTAAGAAATCCATGGGCAGACGGACCTGAATATGTCACACAATGTCCCATCCAGCCAGGAGCTACATACACATACCGCTTCACAATTCAAAACCAAGAAGGCACTTTGTGGTGGCATGCACACAGCAAATGGCTTAGAGCCACTGTCTATGGAGCTCTCATTATCTATCCTAGATTGGGTACTCCATACCCCTTCTCAATGCCCAAGAAAGAATTTCCCCTTCTACTCG GTGAATGGTGGGACAGGAACCCACTAGATGTCCAGAGGCTGGCACAATTCACAGGAGGAGCACCCAATGTCTCTGATGCATATACCATAAATGGTCAGCCTGGTGATCTATATAGATGCTCCAAACAAG GAACTGTGAGAATCCCAGTGGAATCCAGCGAGACAATTCTCTTGAGAATCATCAACTCTGCACTCAATCAAGAACTGTTCTTCACCATTGCCAACCATAGATTAACTGTTGTGAGTGCTGATGCATCCTACACGAAACCTTTCACAACGAGAGTCATTATGTTAGGACCTGGCCAAACTACAGATGTCCTACTCACGGCTGATCAACCCCCTGCTCACTACTATGCTGCTGCACGTGCCTATCAGACTGCTCAGAATGCAGCCTTCGACAACACCACCACCACTGCCATCCTTGAATACAAGTCTGCTGCTGCTTGTGATTCAAAGAAAGCAAAATTTTCAGCTCCAGTACTGCCATCGTTACCGGCCTACAATGATACAGCAACCGCAACTGCATTTAGTGTTCAGATAAAAAGCCCTTCCCAGGTCCAAATCCCTACACAGATCGACGAGAACCTATATTTCATTGTAGGTTTGGGACTGATTAACTGCACAGTTCCTAACAGCCCACGGTGTCAAGGACCAAACAATACCCGTTTTGCAGCTAGCATGAACAATGTTTCTTTTGTATTCCCAAAAACCACATCCTTAATGCAAGCCTACTATAATGGTATACCTGGTGTGTTCACCACAGACTTCCCGCCAGTTCCTCCGGTGCAATTTGATTATACTGGTAACGTGAGCCGGGGGTTATGGACACCTAGTCGTGGAACTAAGCTCTACAAGTTAAAGTATGGTTCTAGTGTACAAATTGTATTGCAGGACACAAGTATTGTCACAACTGAGGACCATCCTATGCATCTTCATGGGTACCATTTCTATGTGGTTGGATCAGGATTTGGCAACTTCAACCCCAGAACAGACCCAGCCAAATTCAACCTCATTGACCCACCACTGAGGAACACCATTGGAACAAATCCAGGTGGATGGGTAGCTATTCGATTTGTGGCTGATAATCCAG GTGTCTGGTTGATGCACTGTCACTTGGATGCACATCTCGTCTTGGGTTTGGCAATGGCTTTTGTGGTAGAGAATGGAAATGGACCGCTGCAGTCTGTCATACCTCCCCCAGCAGATCTACCCCAATGCTAA
- the LOC101313398 gene encoding cation/H(+) antiporter 25-like, with protein MVGIPGFTMLVLLITIVTAIATPLISILYDPTRPYMVHKRRTIQHTPTTDAELRIVLVIYDEDSTAGLINLLEVSNPTISSPFSIFAIRLIELVGRASPVFIDHQKEEDEADLKYAVSQTIHNALKLYQESKGDYVKLFNFTAIAPIRTMYQDICELALLKRATLMILPFHKECLDTLGGKLTEMVRRGIRNVNTNVLAHSPCSVAVLVDKGHLRHPLMAFRGHSDLHFVMLFLGGADAREALCLADRMVGNPKVLLTVIRFLSYNFEGDIEMEKKMDDGVVTWFWVKNERNDRVSYREVVVKNGAETVGAIQALDDHNCDVWIVGRKQGINPVLLEGLSNWSENQELGIIGDFLSSDDFDGTGSVLVVQQQILRGQEAGKGGITGGLNIC; from the coding sequence ATGGTTGGGATACCAGGATTCACGATGCTCGTGCTACTTATAACAATAGTGACTGCAATAGCCACACCTTTGATCAGCATCCTCTATGACCCAACAAGGCCATATATGGTTCACAAAAGAAGAACAATCCAGCACACCCCAACAACAGACGCCGAACTTCGAATAGTTCTCGTCATTTATGATGAAGATAGCACAGCAGGCCTCATCAATCTTCTGGAAGTCTCCAATCCAACAATAAGCTCCCCATTCTCGATCTTTGCCATTCGCCTCATCGAGCTTGTTGGCCGTGCTTCTCCTGTGTTTATAGACCATCAGAAGGAAGAAGACGAGGCTGACTTGAAATATGCAGTGTCTCAAACCATCCACAATGCCTTGAAACTGTATCAAGAAAGCAAAGGTGACTATGTCAAGCTCTTTAACTTCACAGCCATAGCACCAATCAGAACAATGTACCAAGATATTTGTGAGCTAGCACTTTTGAAAAGAGCCACACTTATGATCTTGCCATTTCACAAGGAATGTCTGGACACTCTTGGAGGTAAACTGACAGAAATGGTGAGAAGAGGGATTAGAAATGTCAACACAAATGTTCTAGCGCATTCGCCTTGCTCGGTTGCTGTTCTGGTTGATAAGGGTCACCTCAGACATCCACTCATGGCATTCCGGGGACACTCTGATCTGCACTTTGTGATGTTGTTTTTGGGAGGAGCAGACGCGAGGGAGGCTTTGTGTTTAGCTGATAGGATGGTTGGGAATCCTAAGGTGTTGTTAACCGTGATTCGGTTTCTTTCATACAATTTTGAAGGGGATATTGAGATGGAGAAGAAGATGGATGATGGGGTTGTGACATGGTTTTGGGTTAAGAATGAGAGGAATGATAGGGTTTCTTACAGAGAGGTGGTAGTGAAGAATGGTGCAGAGACAGTAGGAGCAATTCAAGCTTTGGATGATCATAATTGTGATGTTTGGATTGTGGGGAGGAAACAAGGGATCAATCCGGTTCTTCTTGAAGGGTTATCAAATTGGAGTGAGAATCAAGAATTGGGTATAATTGGGGACTTTCTTTCCTCTGATGATTTTGATGGCACTGGTTCTGTTTTAGTTGTACAGCAGCAAATTTTGAGAGGGCAAGAGGCAGGTAAAGGTGGAATAACAGGTGGCCTAAATATATGTTAG
- the LOC101313687 gene encoding cation/H(+) antiporter 25-like, translating into MVREFPRYSSSVPEPRSWDQNYSNAFQATVKAQTAGGNESKIGFNNVYPPELIKCRPAAGSHPLALYVGESPLKTPFTLVLLEILLVIVATRIVRFLLKPLRQPRIVSEIIGGIFIGPSILGRSKKFTSVVFPEHSQFIIRNIGIMGFMYFLFISGVKMDFAVVAKTKKKHIVIALVGVFIPLLMTEGVGFILRKSMVDKELAKVSTIGGIASSLALPLFPVIYPILKELNLLSSDIGRLALSIAVLSDGFGITALIVFEAALQGEGRPIAILWYTISLVLILAFTLGVIRKAMHKIIDHTPDGQYVDQAYVVGILLLVMVMGFFTDMFGVAIANGPFWLGLVIPDGPPLGSTLVDRSETMITEILMPFSFAVIGLSTDVEAMIMAGWQWMAPLFAMGITCYASKFIATFATSMFFQVPFRDGVVLSLVMCLKGQVELVLFIHWMDKRVRI; encoded by the exons ATGGTTAGGGAATTCCCACGGTACAGTTCCTCCGTCCCGGAGCCCCGCTCTTGGGACCAAAACTACTCCAATGCCTTTCAAGCCACCGTAAAAGCTCAGACCGCCGGCGGCAACGAGTCCAAGATTGGTTTCAACAATGTCTACCCACCAGAGTTAATTAAATGTCGACCGGCTGCAGGGTCACATCCCTTGGCCTTGTATGTTGGTGAGAGCCCTTTGAAAACTCCCTTCACGCTCGTGTTGCTAGAGATTTTACTGGTCATCGTTGCCACTCGCATTGTTCGTTTTCTTCTCAAGCCTCTCAGACAACCTAGAATTGTGTCGGAAATCATT GGTGGTATATTCATCGGACCGTCGATATTAGGCCGGAGCAAGAAGTTTACCTCCGTCGTGTTCCCTGAACATTCCCAATTTATCATTCGGAATATCGGAATAATGGGGTTCATGTATTTCCTTTTTATCTCCGGAGTGAAAATGGATTTTGCCGTGGTAGCAAAAACAAAGAAGAAGCACATCGTCATAGCCCTGGTTGGAGTGTTCATCCCTTTGTTAATGACAGAAGGTGTTGGATTTATTTTACGCAAGTCTATGGTCGACAAAGAGCTAGCAAAAGTGTCAACAATAGGTGGAATTGCTTCGAGTTTGGCCTTGCCATTGTTCCCTGTCATCTACCCCATCCTGAAAGAGCTCAACCTCCTTAGCTCCGATATAGGACGGCTTGCGCTGTCCATAGCGGTGCTCAGCGACGGGTTTGGGATCACCGCTTTGATAGTCTTCGAGGCAGCTTTACAAGGGGAGGGGAGGCCCATAGCCATCTTGTGGTACACCATTTCTTTGGTGCTTATTCTGGCATTCACTCTTGGTGTGATAAGAAAAGCCATGCACAAAATTATTGATCACACCCCGGATGGTCAATATGTTGACCAAGCTTATGTGGTGGGGATTTTGTTGCTGGTTATGGTGATGGGCTTTTTCACGGACATGTTCGGTGTGGCCATTGCTAACGGCCCGTTTTGGTTGGGCCTGGTGATTCCAGATGGGCCCCCTCTCGGTTCGACACTGGTGGACAGGAGTGAGACGATGATAACAGAGATTTTGATGCCATTTTCATTTGCTGTTATAGGTCTTTCCACTGATGTTGAAGCTATGATTATGGCGGGTTGGCAGTGGATGGCACCATTGTTTGCTATGGGTATAACTTGTTATGCGTCTAAATTCATAGCTACATTTGCTACTTCTATGTTTTTCCAAGTGCCATTCAGAGATGGTGTTGTGCTTAGCCTTGTTATGTGCCTCAAAGGTCAGGTGGAGCTTGTGCTTTTCATCCACTGGATGGACAAAAGGGTAAGAATCTAA
- the LOC101306896 gene encoding zinc finger HIT domain-containing protein 1 homolog produces the protein MDDDVSAPFRRSSSRNRKVASKMAAALMSTDNRTQAALARLEALENDNAGLETVEVNDDDEASLDDEDQGYIQKKQPKGTKRKTRQAKALEARKAPRTFLELLQEANLESLPPHVPSYLKAAVGPPSSTSRRHFCTVCGSATNYTCVRCGMRFCSCRCQNIHNDTRCQKFVA, from the exons ATGGATGATGACGTGTCCGCCCCCTTCCGCCGGTCGTCGAGCCGGAATCGTAAGGTGGCTTCCAAAATGGCTGCCGCCCTTATGAGCACTGATAACCGCACCCAG GCTGCTCTTGCTAGACTTGAAGCTTTGGAAAATGACAATGCTGGGTTGGAAACTGTGGAGGTCAATGACGACGATGAGGCTTCTCTTGATGATGAGGATCAAG GATATATACAGAAGAAGCAGCCTAAAGGCACCAAGCGTAAAACCCGGCAGGCAAAAGCTCTTGAGGCCAGGAAGGCACCGAGGACATTCCTTGAGCTTTTACAAGAG GCAAATCTTGAATCTTTGCCGCCTCATGTCCCCTCCTATCTGAAGGCAGCAGTAGGACCTCCGAGCTCTACCTCCCGCCGCCATTTCTGCACTGTTTGTGGTTCGGCTACCAACTATACGTGTGTGAGGTGTGGTATGCGCTTCTGTTCGTGTCGTTGCCAGAATATCCATAATGATACTCGTTGTCAGAAATTTGTTGCCTGA